A DNA window from Fibrobacter succinogenes contains the following coding sequences:
- a CDS encoding RNA polymerase sigma factor codes for MKSLETLKKADFAKIYEKFAPMVYRRCLQLLRDDAEASDLMQDVFLRIYSATDRLDMQSPSSLLWNTATRLCLNRIRDKRRRGLDVDSSSLLLNIACAEDEQDDYEAKSKLAKLFSKEPESSRTMAVLHFVDGMTLEETAHEVGLSVSGVRKRLRGLQAKVKTLEVK; via the coding sequence GTGAAAAGCCTAGAAACCTTAAAAAAAGCAGATTTTGCGAAGATTTACGAGAAGTTCGCGCCTATGGTCTATAGGCGTTGCCTGCAACTTCTTCGCGACGATGCGGAGGCTAGCGACCTCATGCAAGACGTTTTCTTGCGGATTTATTCTGCAACGGATCGTTTGGATATGCAGTCGCCTAGCAGTCTTTTGTGGAATACGGCAACCCGGCTTTGCCTGAACCGTATTCGCGACAAGCGCCGTCGTGGATTGGATGTGGATTCTTCTAGTCTGCTTTTGAACATCGCCTGTGCCGAAGATGAACAGGATGATTACGAAGCGAAAAGCAAGCTGGCAAAGCTCTTTTCGAAGGAACCAGAATCGAGCCGAACCATGGCGGTTTTGCATTTTGTCGATGGTATGACGCTCGAAGAGACTGCCCACGAAGTGGGCTTGTCGGTAAGCGGTGTGCGTAAGCGTTTGCGCGGTTTACAGGCCAAAGTTAAAACTCTGGAGGTAAAGTGA
- a CDS encoding nitroreductase family protein: protein MTLEEAVFARHSVRKYRPEPLTKAQVEELQARIRRLNENFALHMQLILNDDVAFSGRLAHYGSFRNVKNYIAVAGLKSTAGCEATLEERAGYATAELVLLAQTLGLNTCVVGLTFKKTPTIEIDDGEKLEMVIAIGYGETQGVQHPMKPVTRIAPDYESAPDWFKKGIDYVMLAPSALNQFKAKFTVDENDRVFAKSRFAPFAKVDLGIFKYFFELGAGKEIFRKSMQTLRSSDGA from the coding sequence ATGACTTTAGAAGAAGCTGTTTTTGCACGTCATTCTGTACGTAAGTATCGCCCTGAGCCGCTAACCAAGGCGCAAGTGGAGGAATTGCAGGCGCGTATTAGAAGGTTGAACGAAAATTTTGCGCTTCACATGCAGCTTATTTTGAATGATGACGTGGCTTTTAGTGGCCGCTTAGCCCATTACGGGTCTTTTCGAAATGTGAAAAATTATATTGCCGTTGCCGGGCTAAAATCAACGGCGGGTTGTGAGGCTACGCTCGAAGAACGCGCGGGGTATGCAACGGCGGAACTGGTGCTTTTGGCTCAAACATTGGGGCTGAATACTTGCGTAGTAGGGCTTACGTTCAAGAAAACGCCGACTATTGAAATTGATGATGGCGAAAAACTGGAAATGGTGATTGCCATTGGTTATGGAGAAACGCAGGGCGTGCAACACCCCATGAAGCCTGTAACGCGCATTGCTCCAGATTATGAATCGGCTCCAGATTGGTTCAAGAAGGGGATTGATTACGTGATGCTTGCGCCTTCGGCTCTGAATCAGTTTAAGGCCAAGTTTACTGTCGATGAGAACGATCGCGTTTTTGCGAAATCTCGTTTTGCTCCGTTTGCCAAGGTCGATCTCGGTATTTTCAAGTATTTCTTTGAGCTTGGCGCCGGAAAGGAAATCTTCCGCAAGTCCATGCAGACCCTGCGAAGCTCTGACGGCGCTTGA
- the pepT gene encoding peptidase T encodes MKVQERFLKYISFTTTSDENSQCCPSTKQQLELAKFLAEELEGIGLSQVKMDENGYVYGLLPATAGRENDTPIGFISHMDTSPDFSGVNPKPQIIKDYDGSDVLLKGSGAILKVEDFPTLKWLKGRTLITTDGTTLLGADDKAGIAEIVTAMEELADTDRHAESRGYENLSGHGDIWVCFTPDEEIGRGADRLDLGYFKAKYAYTVDGGYEGDIAYENFNAASATFKIHGKGVHPGEAKGIMKNAALMAAEIAMALPKNETPATTEGHEGFYHLTDIQGDVNEATLNYIVRDHDQVRFEDRQKFLKELAEKFNEQFGGSPFANAQENENHAGGTVVELELEHSYSNMLQVIEKNPAVLERARTAIESVGITAVSDPVRGGTDGAKLSFMGLPCPNLGTGGYGYHGPFEHVTVEGMQTVVKIIKKIAETRG; translated from the coding sequence ATGAAAGTCCAAGAACGCTTTTTAAAATACATCAGTTTCACCACCACCTCCGACGAGAACAGCCAATGCTGTCCTAGTACCAAACAGCAACTCGAACTTGCCAAATTCCTTGCCGAAGAACTCGAAGGCATCGGGCTTTCGCAGGTCAAAATGGACGAAAATGGCTATGTCTATGGGCTTTTGCCAGCAACCGCAGGCCGCGAAAACGATACTCCCATCGGGTTTATCAGCCACATGGACACCTCACCAGATTTTTCGGGAGTAAATCCGAAACCGCAAATTATCAAAGACTACGACGGTAGCGATGTTCTGCTCAAAGGTTCCGGCGCTATACTGAAAGTCGAAGACTTTCCTACGCTCAAATGGCTCAAGGGGCGCACGCTCATCACCACGGACGGCACGACACTCCTTGGCGCCGACGACAAGGCTGGCATTGCAGAAATCGTGACTGCGATGGAAGAGCTCGCCGACACCGACAGGCATGCCGAAAGCCGCGGCTACGAAAACCTTTCCGGCCATGGCGACATCTGGGTTTGCTTCACGCCAGACGAAGAAATCGGGCGCGGCGCCGACCGCTTGGATTTAGGCTATTTCAAGGCTAAATACGCCTACACGGTCGATGGAGGCTACGAAGGCGACATCGCTTACGAAAACTTCAACGCTGCAAGCGCTACATTCAAAATCCACGGCAAAGGGGTGCATCCCGGCGAAGCCAAGGGCATCATGAAAAATGCAGCTCTCATGGCCGCCGAAATCGCCATGGCGCTTCCTAAAAACGAAACCCCAGCCACCACCGAAGGTCACGAAGGTTTTTACCACCTCACCGACATCCAAGGCGATGTCAACGAAGCGACTCTCAATTACATCGTGCGCGATCACGACCAAGTGCGTTTCGAAGACCGCCAAAAATTCCTAAAGGAACTCGCCGAAAAATTCAACGAGCAATTCGGAGGCTCGCCTTTCGCAAATGCACAAGAAAACGAAAACCACGCAGGCGGTACCGTCGTCGAACTCGAACTTGAACATTCCTACAGCAACATGCTGCAAGTCATCGAGAAAAATCCAGCAGTCCTTGAACGAGCTCGCACGGCAATCGAATCGGTCGGAATTACAGCCGTAAGCGATCCCGTCCGCGGAGGCACCGACGGCGCAAAGCTCAGCTTTATGGGCCTCCCCTGCCCCAATCTTGGCACCGGCGGCTACGGCTACCACGGTCCCTTCGAGCACGTCACCGTCGAAGGCATGCAAACGGTCGTCAAAATCATCAAGAAAATTGCCGAAACTAGAGGATAA